The Flavobacterium psychrophilum genome includes a region encoding these proteins:
- a CDS encoding short-chain dehydrogenase — MENTEKKFTGKVAIITGADSGIGQASAVALSREGADILINYHTDEDGAKETLKLVEENGSKGIILKADVSDYKQVQQMFEECERQLGTPWIIVNNAAVNQSGVKLDEMDIEVFDKTIRTNLYGTFYGCKEFIKIRKANGNGGKIINISSIHEEVPTIGGSDYCASKGAIRNLTRCLALELGPFNINVNNVAPGMILTPMNQEAIDNPKQLKEAQSNIPYQRAGKPEEIAKLVVYLASEDASYAAGQTFTLDGGLSINLGQGA; from the coding sequence ATGGAAAACACAGAAAAGAAATTCACGGGTAAAGTAGCAATTATAACGGGTGCAGATTCAGGAATTGGGCAAGCTTCAGCTGTTGCACTTAGTCGTGAAGGTGCTGATATTTTAATTAATTATCACACTGACGAAGACGGCGCAAAAGAGACTTTAAAATTAGTTGAAGAAAATGGCAGTAAGGGAATCATCCTGAAAGCAGATGTTAGCGACTATAAACAGGTACAACAAATGTTTGAGGAATGTGAACGTCAGTTAGGGACTCCCTGGATTATTGTAAATAATGCAGCTGTAAACCAGTCGGGTGTCAAGCTGGATGAAATGGATATTGAAGTTTTTGACAAGACGATACGTACTAATTTATACGGAACTTTTTATGGCTGTAAGGAATTTATAAAAATAAGGAAAGCAAATGGCAATGGAGGGAAAATAATAAATATATCTTCTATTCATGAAGAGGTGCCAACTATTGGCGGAAGTGACTATTGTGCAAGTAAGGGAGCTATACGAAATCTAACCAGATGCCTAGCGCTCGAGTTGGGGCCTTTCAATATAAATGTAAACAATGTGGCTCCGGGCATGATACTTACACCAATGAACCAGGAGGCAATAGATAACCCCAAACAGTTAAAAGAAGCCCAAAGTAATATTCCATATCAAAGGGCAGGAAAACCGGAAGAAATTGCAAAGCTTGTGGTTTATCTGGCTTCGGAAGATGCTTCTTACGCGGCAGGTCAGACTTTTACCCTTGATGGCGGTCTAAGTATAAATCTGGGGCAGGGGGCGTAA
- a CDS encoding MFS transporter translates to MLSLKREKKQKKKEQEHIAKNLLPWVTAVAMFIQSLDATILNTSLPVIARDMNYSPTEMHSVIVTYALTLALFIPLSGWLADKFGTRSMFMLAVGLFVAGSLCCALSVDLLTFNLSRVLQAIGASMMVPIARLAILYQYPKNELLKTMNFITVFGLLGMVVGPSLGGFLSDNFSWHWIFLVNVPIGLIGIAMAKRIMPNFKKAVGRFDFRGLMYFSLSLIAITMVLELISTGLTHWMLILACLLVFNLLAVFYYIHYKKTEKPIIDLRLLNIKTLRVGLSGSLITRLGIGGLPLLLPLMLQTGFGYSASTAGLLLLPSALSNVAIKPFMVRIIKALGYRTVLISNTILLGIVLIILGFVEKETPIGYYILLMIFYGFFTSIQMSAMNTITLVDLDDNTKSGGNTMLVIMQQLSVSFGVSVASVILSFFQSDAFDMNSTQPFHYTFIVLAIFTILSSLTFTRLSKTDGSGYV, encoded by the coding sequence ATGCTAAGTCTTAAAAGGGAAAAGAAACAAAAGAAAAAAGAACAGGAACATATCGCCAAAAACCTATTGCCTTGGGTTACGGCAGTTGCTATGTTTATCCAGTCGTTAGATGCAACAATTCTTAACACCTCGTTGCCTGTTATTGCACGCGATATGAATTATTCGCCTACAGAGATGCATTCTGTTATTGTTACCTATGCGCTTACACTGGCTTTGTTTATACCATTATCAGGCTGGCTTGCCGATAAATTTGGTACAAGAAGCATGTTTATGCTTGCCGTTGGCCTTTTTGTTGCGGGGTCATTATGCTGTGCGCTCTCGGTTGACCTTCTTACTTTTAACCTGTCAAGGGTGCTGCAAGCGATAGGAGCCTCTATGATGGTGCCAATAGCAAGGCTTGCCATATTATACCAATATCCTAAAAATGAACTATTAAAGACCATGAACTTTATAACAGTTTTTGGCCTTTTGGGAATGGTGGTAGGACCCAGTTTAGGCGGATTCCTTTCGGATAATTTTTCATGGCACTGGATCTTCCTTGTAAATGTTCCGATAGGCCTTATCGGGATAGCAATGGCAAAGAGGATTATGCCCAATTTTAAGAAGGCAGTGGGAAGATTTGATTTTCGTGGGTTAATGTATTTTAGCCTTTCACTGATAGCAATAACAATGGTGCTGGAACTTATAAGTACCGGCCTTACGCACTGGATGCTCATCTTAGCATGCCTGCTGGTATTTAACCTGTTGGCTGTTTTCTACTATATACACTACAAAAAAACAGAAAAGCCTATTATCGATTTAAGGTTGCTTAATATTAAAACGCTGCGTGTAGGGCTTTCCGGGAGTCTGATTACGCGGCTTGGTATCGGCGGGTTACCATTGCTATTACCTCTTATGTTGCAGACAGGGTTTGGCTATTCGGCATCAACAGCAGGACTGTTATTACTTCCTTCAGCGCTTTCTAATGTGGCAATAAAGCCATTTATGGTACGTATTATTAAAGCGCTGGGATATCGAACGGTACTAATTAGCAACACTATTTTACTTGGAATTGTTCTAATCATTTTGGGTTTTGTAGAAAAGGAAACGCCAATTGGATATTATATTCTGCTAATGATATTTTACGGATTCTTTACTTCTATACAGATGTCGGCAATGAATACAATTACTTTGGTTGACCTGGATGATAATACAAAGAGCGGAGGTAATACTATGCTGGTTATTATGCAACAGCTTTCGGTGAGTTTTGGCGTATCAGTAGCCAGTGTTATATTGTCGTTCTTTCAATCCGACGCTTTCGATATGAACAGTACGCAACCTTTCCACTATACTTTTATTGTGCTGGCTATATTTACCATTCTTTCCAGCCTTACGTTTACGAGGCTAAGTAAAACGGATGGCAGCGGTTACGTTTAG
- a CDS encoding sugar transporter, producing MNSHKTIINTFKGLAFFLLAIVFTSCASRKKIVYFQGDAELNTSFEKNVPRIGPNDMLSISISAADVKATEAFNQASVYQMRSSPNETPQNVYTVSEAGTIEFPVLGEVNLGGMTRYEAIKLFKSKLNNYIVNPGVNISFTNFKISVIGEVNNPGSFTLPNERITIIEALALAGDLSIQGKRENVMVIREYNSKKTTYFIDLTSKEALNSPVYYLAQNDVVYVEPNKARIQSSVVNYSLFISVAGIIISVIAVLSR from the coding sequence ATGAATTCCCATAAAACTATAATAAATACCTTTAAAGGATTGGCTTTTTTTTTACTCGCAATTGTATTTACATCGTGCGCGTCCAGAAAAAAAATCGTGTATTTTCAGGGAGATGCAGAGTTAAATACGTCATTCGAGAAAAATGTACCTAGAATTGGCCCTAACGACATGCTGTCGATTTCAATTTCAGCAGCTGACGTAAAAGCAACAGAAGCTTTTAATCAGGCAAGTGTATATCAAATGCGATCTTCTCCTAACGAAACGCCACAAAATGTATATACCGTTTCGGAAGCAGGTACTATCGAGTTTCCTGTTTTAGGAGAAGTTAACTTAGGCGGTATGACACGGTATGAAGCTATAAAACTGTTTAAAAGCAAACTGAATAATTACATAGTAAATCCGGGAGTAAACATAAGCTTTACCAATTTTAAAATTAGCGTAATTGGCGAAGTTAATAACCCTGGGAGTTTTACACTACCAAATGAACGCATTACAATAATTGAAGCTTTAGCACTGGCAGGCGACCTATCTATTCAGGGTAAAAGAGAAAATGTGATGGTTATAAGGGAATATAATTCAAAAAAAACAACCTATTTTATAGATCTTACGTCAAAAGAAGCATTGAATTCACCCGTTTACTACCTGGCACAAAATGACGTGGTATATGTAGAACCCAATAAGGCAAGAATACAATCGTCAGTAGTAAATTATAGTCTGTTCATTTCAGTAGCAGGCATCATTATTTCTGTAATAGCAGTATTATCTAGATAA
- a CDS encoding glycosyltransferase, whose amino-acid sequence MGITVAIPFYNVEQYLFDAIRSVFAQTYLEWELILIDDGSTDRSLEIANSINDPRVRVISDGKNKKLASRLNEVTKLAKYEYIARMDADDLMVPERLQIQYDILVNNPQYDLVTSGIYSVLNDLTIVGKRGSAYLGATFEEIISRKKGITHAAILARKSWYERNKYDEKLTIAQDLELWVRTSQKKDLKVISLSSPLYIYREENNILPNKLLRAYSVEKQLVRKYKGRINKYYMILLLKSWVVRFLKIVKVDRDFQRRRNFVLGSEEVCIYKNAIDKINETKVPLL is encoded by the coding sequence ATGGGGATTACAGTAGCAATACCATTTTACAATGTTGAGCAATACCTTTTTGATGCTATACGGTCTGTATTTGCCCAGACATACCTCGAATGGGAACTTATTTTGATAGATGACGGATCTACAGACAGATCATTAGAGATTGCGAATTCTATTAACGATCCCAGAGTTCGTGTTATTTCAGATGGGAAAAATAAAAAATTGGCAAGCCGTTTAAACGAGGTTACGAAGCTTGCTAAATATGAATATATCGCACGTATGGATGCGGATGATTTGATGGTTCCGGAAAGGTTACAAATTCAATACGACATTTTAGTCAACAATCCACAGTACGATTTAGTGACATCTGGTATTTATTCAGTTTTAAATGATCTGACCATTGTAGGGAAAAGGGGTAGTGCTTATTTGGGAGCAACTTTCGAAGAAATTATCAGTAGGAAAAAAGGAATTACACATGCTGCCATATTAGCAAGGAAAAGCTGGTACGAACGAAATAAATATGATGAAAAACTTACCATAGCGCAGGATTTGGAATTGTGGGTACGCACAAGTCAAAAAAAAGATTTGAAAGTAATTTCCTTGTCCAGCCCTCTATACATATATAGAGAGGAAAATAATATTTTACCTAATAAGCTGCTTAGGGCATATAGTGTAGAAAAGCAATTAGTAAGAAAATATAAAGGAAGGATAAACAAATATTATATGATTTTATTATTAAAATCATGGGTAGTGAGGTTCTTAAAAATAGTGAAAGTAGACAGAGACTTCCAACGTAGGCGGAATTTTGTTTTAGGTAGTGAGGAAGTATGTATTTACAAAAACGCGATCGATAAAATCAACGAAACTAAAGTGCCACTATTATGA
- a CDS encoding capsular biosynthesis protein, producing the protein MKKKLVLLTTVSMSLEFFREQISELSKIYDVTLVSSPSEELIEIASREGVAYKAIKMKREISFFHDLRSFIKLLYYFITRKIFIIHCNTPKASLLGLVAGKIVGIPNRIYYVHGLRFEGAFGIKRKILIGLEILGCYCATEIIAVSYGIKEKVERNLTNKKVIVIDNGSANGVAVDEFINCSYDSYQIKEGLGIEHDDFLYGYVGRIVSDKGINELIYAFNEINNTETNTKLLLVGSYEDKLDPLLPKTKKIISENTAIIETGFQKDVKKYLSIMDVFVSPSYREGFGLSLLEANLMGKPVIATQITGYDEIIRENINGFLVPAKDSTALLNRMKFVLNNKNFIRDMKQSCIQEVSEKYSHKKVMQSALGYYSKFLR; encoded by the coding sequence ATGAAAAAAAAATTAGTTCTACTTACAACAGTTTCTATGTCGCTGGAATTCTTTAGAGAGCAAATTTCAGAGTTAAGCAAGATATACGATGTAACACTAGTAAGTTCACCGTCTGAAGAACTCATAGAGATAGCTTCACGGGAAGGAGTGGCATACAAAGCAATAAAAATGAAAAGAGAAATTTCTTTTTTTCATGATTTAAGATCTTTTATAAAGTTACTATATTACTTCATTACGAGAAAAATTTTTATAATTCATTGTAATACTCCAAAAGCCTCTTTACTAGGGCTGGTAGCAGGAAAAATAGTGGGAATTCCCAATAGAATTTATTATGTACATGGCCTTCGGTTTGAGGGCGCTTTTGGAATAAAAAGGAAAATATTAATAGGTTTGGAAATTTTGGGATGCTATTGTGCTACAGAAATTATAGCTGTAAGCTATGGAATTAAAGAAAAAGTTGAAAGGAATTTAACCAACAAGAAAGTAATAGTAATAGATAATGGTAGCGCCAATGGAGTGGCAGTCGATGAATTTATAAATTGTTCTTACGATAGTTATCAGATTAAAGAAGGGCTGGGCATTGAACATGACGATTTTTTATATGGCTATGTTGGGCGTATTGTAAGTGATAAGGGTATTAATGAATTGATATATGCATTTAATGAAATTAACAATACAGAAACAAATACAAAGTTACTTTTGGTAGGTTCGTATGAAGATAAATTAGATCCTCTTTTACCCAAAACAAAAAAAATAATTAGCGAAAATACAGCGATTATAGAAACAGGTTTTCAGAAAGATGTCAAAAAATACCTTTCAATTATGGACGTATTTGTGTCGCCGTCTTACAGGGAAGGTTTTGGATTATCATTACTTGAAGCAAATTTAATGGGTAAGCCGGTTATCGCTACCCAAATCACCGGTTATGATGAGATAATAAGAGAGAATATTAATGGTTTTCTTGTTCCCGCAAAAGATTCAACGGCCTTATTAAATCGTATGAAATTTGTATTAAACAATAAAAATTTTATCAGGGATATGAAACAGAGTTGTATACAGGAGGTATCAGAAAAATATAGTCACAAAAAAGTTATGCAGAGTGCTTTAGGATATTATTCTAAGTTTCTCAGATAA
- a CDS encoding sterol desaturase translates to MDNIIENLLYIVGLTLIRYFAIAGLAFVFIYYVLSKALVNSKIQSRMIKKKVIIREILHSSQSALIFSIITILILYTPLKQYTLVYDDISEYPIWWIVISVALSLVIHDTYFYWMHRLLHHKKIYKHTHVTHHKSTNPSPWSSYSFHILEAIPEGLILLVLVFILPLHVISISLFTVVGLMINVYGHLGYEIAPKSFRKTKLFNVLNTSVHHNMHHSRFTGNYGLYFRFWDKVMKTEIPDYENQYDLIQSKRFSKD, encoded by the coding sequence ATGGACAATATTATCGAAAACCTACTGTATATAGTTGGGCTAACGTTAATTAGATATTTCGCAATAGCAGGTTTAGCTTTTGTATTTATATACTATGTTTTATCAAAAGCATTAGTAAATTCAAAGATACAAAGCAGAATGATTAAAAAGAAAGTTATCATCAGGGAAATACTTCACTCTAGTCAAAGCGCACTTATATTTTCAATAATTACCATTTTAATATTATATACGCCGCTAAAACAGTATACTCTAGTTTACGATGACATTAGTGAATATCCCATATGGTGGATTGTTATAAGTGTAGCGTTAAGCCTTGTTATTCATGATACATACTTTTACTGGATGCACAGGCTACTCCATCATAAAAAAATTTACAAACACACGCATGTAACACATCATAAATCTACAAATCCCTCTCCCTGGAGTTCTTACTCATTCCATATACTTGAGGCAATCCCTGAAGGCCTTATCTTACTTGTGTTGGTTTTTATACTTCCGTTGCATGTAATATCTATATCACTGTTTACCGTGGTTGGCTTGATGATAAATGTATATGGTCATTTAGGATACGAGATAGCGCCAAAATCATTTCGAAAAACTAAACTCTTTAATGTACTCAATACATCTGTCCACCACAATATGCATCATAGCCGGTTTACAGGAAATTATGGCCTCTACTTTAGATTTTGGGATAAAGTAATGAAGACAGAAATACCGGATTATGAAAATCAGTATGATTTAATTCAAAGCAAAAGGTTTAGCAAGGATTAA